The DNA window TTATGCAGAAATAAACTACAACAAAATCCTTTTCACCAACTAGAACatgaatcatatataaaaaagccaaatcaaataaaagtagaaaactgtatttacacatcgatcgatctaaaTGCACCAAATCGTTGGTAATGTCTAGTAGCCACGCCATGCATATGGAATGTCATCCCAAATTTGGTGTGTGAAGGAGACAAACTTCCTACGCACTGAATTTGACGTGCCTATCTCCCTATGCTTATCCAACGTCTAGCAGCCCTTGAGCTCTCCTACCATAATTTAAGAGTCCGCGCACATAGAGACAAGTAGAACTAGTAGCCTGGGGAGCGGATATAGCAGTGAGGCATCGAGAAGAGGTAGATTCAGTGGCTAAGGGGCCAATCTTGCAACAGAGGTCACCATATCAACAAGAGGAGGTTTCAACAACAGCTTTGTCACCATGACACTAGAGGATGTAGGGGGTGGACTGCGGAGAGGCTCGAACTTCAGTGGTGGTTCCAGAGCAATAGCAATGGATGGATAGTTCAATTAAGAACAACTTACAAAGGAGTGATGGGATGGGGTGGCGCCGACGACTCGAGAGAGGTGGAATCGGAGGGGCTTCAGCCTTAGTTCCTcttactttattttctttttcgtttGTTTTTCGTTGTTAACTCATATATGTACTCTCTCTAGtttcataattattatcattttggacaaaaatttaactactactacctccgttttatattgtaagactttctaggcttgcctaaatttattaattgatgaatgtatataatttatatatatgtctagatttattagcacccatataaatctagataaggctaaaaagtcttatattatgaaacggagggaatagtaacttataaaataatcaGTCAGTTTGAAAACACTAGAACATGTATAGATGAGTCTTAAAacatactttaataaaaataaataaataaataaatattttatatattttaatagaaaatcacagGCTAAGATAGCGTCCAGTTATACTCAATTAAAACTGTTTTCCCCCGGTGCAACACTGTATTTtggttataagtataataaaataaaaatcaagaaTTTAGCATATAATGATCAAGTGTAAGCTTGATACACCATATACATTCTAACCATTTCAAACACGTGATCCGATGGCTTGCATAATTGCATATATCTATAGTTTCTGTTGATATCTTCCAAACATATTTTTCTGcaatgtgtgtgtatatactagattatttttatcagtCATTTATATAGacacaattaaaaaaacacaattttTGCTCTATGCTATTGTTGTCAGCATATGTTGCACCTGCTATtcttctctctatatatataaaatgaaaaacacaattaaaaaaccaccatatttatataaatagaagtAGCATTACATGCATATAGTCAGTAGACTTGCGATTTACTGTGGCTACATATATAACCGACATAGGTAAGACCCAAGTACACTGCATTGCATGGAGGCTTATTCAGTAGAGTAGCTGATGAGATTTGTTATACCGTAGTTAAAGGCACAAATATTGCATAAATATCCATCCATAAACTGAATAGCATATATAGAGCAATTGTTTCTCCAAATACGGCTTGGAATGAGTTGGTTTATTCTCCGTTTGCTTTGAGTATTGACGATGCAATTAACGGTTAAGGATGAAATAATGTCCCAAACCGATTGTACGCGTTTATTACTtcgccccggcattcttcgcTGCAGTAAGCGTTGTCCCTGCAGCGCAACaccttaaaattaataaaaacaaagcaaAGATAAAAGGGAGTGGATTTTCAGCTCTCGCAGCACAACATTACAGTTAATTACTCCTTCAAAAATGATCATGAGAATTCACATGTGCATgtaaaacaagtaaaaaaatgtgcCTTAGATCGAACAGTAACTAATACCATGAGCTAGCTAATAGCATTAACATgattataatataatgttttgttaGTAGCAAGTAATAAgatgttaaatataattaagtagGGGTAAATATATACCTGAACATGTAGATGTCATTCTGCGGGGTAATTCTGCGGTTGCAGGCAGCGCAGAAAGGAGGAGGTGGCACAGATTGGGCCTGGGCCTGTGGACGAACGCGAGGGCCAATCCCCAGTATGCCGCTACGCCGTCGTGCTGCGCTCGTCGTCTCGTTGACGTTCGCCGGAGGAGGGTTGAtcgtcgacgacgactcgCCGCCCGTCACCGGCAGGACGTCGCCGTAGCCAGCTCCTTGCACCTGCTGTCGCTGactcgccgccggcacgctGTGGTTCGgtgtcggtggcggcggagcgccgccgtcgttgctgtTCCTCCGGCGAAACATGCTGTCGCGTACGTATATAGTATAGCCGGTGTAGCTGCAAATCATAGTCCTTAGATggctaatatatatacacagaaTGATGTACGCATGAATGCATGGTACGTATACACATGCGTAAACAGCGGATATCACTCCGACACTAGCTAATCGCAAATTAAGGCTTCTGCTTAATCATCGCACCAGCGAAAACTTACTATGGCAGGCAATCAATTAAGATGGAATAATAATTTCTCGATCGTTATCATTTACTCCTTAGACGTAGTAATCACATACTTTGGCAACCACAAATGTATGGATCGATCATTTTACTTCCCTtacgtatatataatataaagctTAATTAGCGCATAAACGATATTATCTTGAGTACGTCGCTGcgaaaacatataatataaaaacaaagtgTGTATTAACTTGTCaaagtgtgtactcgggctaatTCTTAGACCGAGAACTAATACATGATATTGTTcggaaattggtgtaaatttctgggcgtgacaatatatgtcttgatatttttatatgcacaAAACTTTATAAGCATTTTAATTTTCTGCTATAATGCAccggcataataataataataattaagtagTAATAAAGAATCAGATCAGAGTCTAAGTCCGAGTACATATTAGGTAGCAGGGTTATTATAGcgtatatactccctctgtcattaaatatttgacgccattgactattttatatatctttgaccattctccttcttcaatctttttaatatatatatatatatatatatatatatatatatatatattaatgactttaaatatttaaggacGGAGGTAGGAGCACCGTAGACTAGCTAGGGAGCCGTTGCCTCCTTCTGCATCCCAAATATCAAGAGTTCGACGGAGAATTGAAGTGCCGAATCAGATCGAAATTGAAAtcgtagctagctagcgatgGGTAGAGACGGAGATCGCTgctcggcggaggcgacggaaGAGCTGAAGAGGCGCTGCAATATATGTggcggaagaggaggaggaggaggaggaggaggaggctaaGAAGATGGAAACGGTGGTGAAGGCGAGGCTGGCCATGGAAGAGGTGGAGCGCATTCTGGCGATCGTGCCGAGGGCACCGGTTCCTGTTCCGGAGTACAAGCGCTACGATGATCCCGTCATCGACGAGTTACACGAGGCCCTCACCAGTGCATGGTGCCCGTTTCATGAACCGCAGCATGTGCAAACCATCAAGCAGCTAGCTGCGTGCAGGACGACATCCTCGAGGAGCTCCGGACCAAGGGCTACGTCGACGCCTGCCTCCCCACATCCTAATCGGATCCCCACCACCAACCCTAGTCTTCGTCGCATCGTATcgtatcatcatcatcatcatctaattacttattaactaattattaattagccTGGATGGAGTAATCTGTCATCCGTCCatccatctatctatctatagattcatccatccatATATACTGAGATGATGATCACTCTCTGTTTGTGTTATGGTATTAACATCAAGGAAAACATCCGATCTGTCTAGCTGTGTTAATGTTTGATTTGGCTTTGGTTGTTTCTTTCATATGCTGTCTTGATTATAGCATGATGGTGCGCCTATTTCCAGCCATAACTACAGTTGGCCTGCAGAAGTTTTGCTCGTTGAAGCTGCTTTAACTTTACGTGTTTTCATCTGTATCAAACTTATGATACCAGCTCTCTTACATATACTTATGATACTTGTTTGTTGAGGCACTATGCACGGCCCAGCACGACGGGATCAGGCTCGGGCCGGCCCGACCGTTGGGCCCGCGCGCTGTCTTGGCATGTGGGCCAGCCTGGCACGGCCCGGTagatgcaaaagaaaattaaaggacttaaaatagacttaatttagCTATATAAGGCTTAGCCCAATATAGGAGGTATGAGTAATAGACTTATTTAGCTATAAAAGACACAGGCCGAAGAAGAGGGACGAGGACTTATTTGCGTAGCCCAAAGAGGTAAGGCTGGAAGTGTAGACTTATTTACGCTTCGGTCCATCGTGCTtctgggccggcccggcaCGGCCTGAGACTTATTGGGCCGTGCCTAGGCGGCCGGTGTAGCCCGTGGGCCGGCACGGCATGGCCCGGTGTGGTTGTTGGGCCGTGCCGGGCGTGACGGATGGCCAACTGTTCTGTACATGCAATGCTCACTCAAACACCGAAGTTATTCAGTGTagcttactttttttttagtaaagCACATCAAGTAAGATATTAAGAAGACCAGGAACTGCACTTTTGCAATGCCAAGTGGCAATGAAAAGATGCACCCTGATGTAccgattttgtttttatttgttcttaTCTGTATGAAACAAGGGCTGCTTTTAAGCGACAATACTACAACCCTTCTGTACAAACAGAGTTTCTTAAATTCCATCCAGGCTACATTGCATACTTGCATAATACCAATTGTCAACCATGTGCCGAAAAAATCATTCAATGCTTTCTGGTTAAGGCATTTTAACCTCTGTACATGCCATGCCAGTCATTACATGAAAGAAtttatataacaaaaaaaataaagatgacCACCAGCTAACTGCATTTTTGCAATCCCAAAGTGGTACATCCCAACGTACAACATGTGGAAGAATCATCATACACCTCGCTAAACCTATTTAATCTACTTCAAAGGTATTAATGTTGGTGATCTGCTTTCATTTTACTATTGGCTAAATTTTGGCAGAAAGCATCTCATGTTGGTTCCATTTTGTAATTGGTGCAGTGCCACATGCCATCCAGGGTATAGCCGATTCATAATAAATACTGAAGCAGATTTCACCTCGTCAGATCACCTTCGTTCAAGCAAGTTCACAAGGTTTGCTATTCCAAAATCCCACAAATGCAGCATATAGTGAATCTCTGCTATTAATGTATATTGCAATCTGTCATAAATCTTTCCCCGTTGGTCATATACTTTCTCCAGTAGCCCTTATAATCATGTATGCCCAAATCAAGCCAAGGTTTCATGACACCATTATAATGCAGAGTAGCAGATCTTTTTATATCAGTTTGACTAATTCCATAATCATGTCCCAGACCTGATTGAACCCATGAATCTTCCAATGGATATGTCAAATCTTGAAAGACAAGTAAGCTAATAGGAAGTACTTTGAGAGGAAATGATGTCACACTGTCCTTCTGTAACTACAGGGACAAAAGCGATGCATGAAAATACTGCTCTTATTGggacataattaataaaatgatatttcaATTGTTGAAGGATAAGACAAGGGCTACTagaaaggatttttttttcgggCATACTagaaaggattttttttttttgcggcaTACTAGAAAGGAATTCAAATATTTACTATGCTATCAGTTGGTAATTGAGTGTGAGATCCTTTGGATAGGACTGTAGGAGAAATGGTAAAATGTTACTAACCTTTTGAAGCAATTGATCATACCGACTGGTAATCTGGAGCTCCCTCCATTTCTCCAATTCAATGACATTCAGACCAGACAACCACAAACATAAATTACTGTCGAAATTATGTTCCTCCGTATAAGCTTTCAATTGTCCTAGTCTAACTTCACAGAACTGAATAGCTCCAATCACTTTACCTCGCATATTGATATTCCACAGAGATGACAAGTCTTTCTGGACAATCAAATCATCATCCAGAACAACTACTCTATTCAAGCTAGGAAGAAGATCAGGAAGGAGAAAATGTGAATGGCCAAAAGTAGATATGTATTCagttttcattttcttctgGAAAGATTGAGAACGGTTACGATATGTGACACGGAATTCCTCAGCAGGCCATAACAGTTTCATATCATGAGAATCAATATCCTTAGGGAGCTTCTGGTGATCCTCAATGTCAGTCACATGAACAGTGGCTTCCAAATATGAATTTCTGTCAAACCAATGCTTCATCGAATAGAAATTTTGTGCATCAGTGAATAAATGGAAAACAATGCGACCAGAATCCTGAAATGTGTCAGAGGACGTAAGTTAGAATTGAGATGGACTATTCATATGTCATAAGGTTTTGTATCATTTGGAAATACCTTGGAGTTCATAACTGTTGAATTGATAGTAGTTGAAACTGCAAGAACGTTCTTGGAAAATATTACATAGTGTTGGAATGTAGGGTCTTGAAGCTTCTGCTTATTTGACTGGTCCATACGAATAGACATGGATTTGAAATATTCAACTGTTAATCTCATGTTCAAGCAATGGTGAGTTTTTGGCATAGTTTGTACTCCAAGATGATAGAGAAATGCACTCTGCCTTGTATGGAAATAAGCTTCATCTTCAGTTACATCAAGTAGCTGCCTAAGTTTCCGTTCAACATTTGAGCAACCTACTTCACAAGACTTCGCCCTTTCAATTGTGCGCTCCATTTTCTCTAGCTTCTTTGCAAAActgggaaagaaaaaggtaagcAGCCTCTATAATCAGAAAAGTTTGAAGGAAAATactcaaaactgaaaaaaccAGACATATTTAACCATTATGACTAGCATAAAAGAATGCAAATGAGGTcaagtactatatatataaaaagaagcaGTCCTAACATTTGCTAATCCTCATAcaatttgttataaaattgaaCCGTGTAATCTTTACGAGAAACAAAGCAGAAGATAATAAGATGACACTAAGATTGAACTCACAATGGTGGAAGATCAGAATCTGCAATGGTGTCACTGAGCATGCGTTCATGTTCTTGGATGTTTTGTTTCAGTTCATGTGTAAATGTTTCCTGGTTCTTCAGCTTTGCTATACTAGGATAATGAGCTCTTGCCATAAATAGTTGATCCTTAAGCCTCTTCACAATAAAATCTTTCATCACTTCCTTATACTCAACAGACCAGAGGCAGTAGCTCCCATATTCAAGTTCACAGGATTTGGGATTCTCCTCATGCTCTACTTCTTGGATGTTCTCTTTCTTATCAGTAGTAGTATCCTGTCATAGAACAGATTCAGAATCTTATGGCAGAAAAGTTAAGGGACATCCATCCTACACAAACACCTACAAGGTAATTGTACTAATATCCccttcaaattaatttatatcaaGGAAAAATTctgcaattttttaaaaaactttcttATTGTATCATTATGTCCATGATGTAGTTGCAATATGCAAAAGCATTAACAAACAGAAGCACAAACCATGTGTTTACAAGATTTGCAGGGTAAATATGAAGATATACAGTCTGAGTAAAGGTGGAAAAAGGGGAACCAAGTTTCGAGGAAAAATCATTCCTACACTATGCTGCAACCTTTGTCAAGCATGAATGCATTCTTAACTGACTGAGTACTGGCAACAGTGAAACATCTAACATAATTTTTAACGTGGAAATCTGCCCAAAAGGACAAGTCAACTGTATACTACAAATTATTGTACCAAGTATTACTGATGCCAAACTAGAAGTAGAAAAGATGTtcctacaaaaatattttgcattcattatttgtCTCCTTAAAGTTCCTGATTACCATAAAACCCCATTGGTAATCAACTTATCACAGAAAGAAGTACAAACATTTTATTAGTAACCATTGCTCACAGACAAGAATATTCCACTAGTGTTCCAAATCAATGAAATGCAGATATATTCAAATGCTAAAGATTGTAAGTAAATACAGAAATCATTTCTTACCATTGATTTCCTGGATAAGTCCTTTAACTGGTATCTTGTATGTGTGTGAAATCCTGAAATGCCATTGGATGCTGTAAGATGAATATTAATGGTGCTATGCAGTTCCATTTTCCAAAGTACCATTGCAGCAACACACTACAAAATCTAATTTGACATTGCttacctttgttttttcttgtccCATTTTTCAGCTGAATTAAGGAGAAAACATCCttaatcttttcttttgatttgGTCGAAAGATTCTTGGCCTTTGATCTACCACCAGATTTCACACCTGAAATACCATGCGAtccaggaaaagaaaattcctGGTTTTACAAAAGGATATTAGCCTAGGAATCATTTGACATATCAGTGGAGCAAGCCCTTAAAGATTATTAACCAAGCAAATGTCAAAATGGCACAGGTGATTCATTTCAATAGCAGTGCACATTCAATCAGTGTTTTGGCACAAGTGTAAACGCATAGTATACGAACTGATTCATCTGCTTGATATTACTTTTAACACAATATATCTAGCACAAACTGTCAACCCCTAGTTATACTTACTCCCCGAACATGGCCTACGAAGCATCAAAGTTTTCACCCAAGCCTCCCTCGGTGCCACTTCCAAAGCTTAATTGCTCAATACCAGGCACGAATAACAAATattacctccatcccaaaataagtgcTCCCTTCTAATTTGAACTAGAAGAGAtcacttattttaggacagagggTGTATATTATAGCCATATAGGCCACACTGTCATGGTATTCCACTTAAGCCTGAATTGAAAGTCTGATGCAGTGTAGAAGATACCCGTTAGGGAAGTGTGTAGTTACATTAGTCCAAAGAGATATACATTTATACATTAGagataatatatacatttataccAAAGTAGCATAGGGCAAGtggcagttttttttttcacaatacCATTTTAAATCAGGTCTAACTAACAACACCAGTTAGGATGAAAGCAAAATGACAACGTAAgtcccaaaaaagaaaacagaagtGAAACCGGACCAGTTTCAAGCAATATAATGGAAAGAATGCGGTTCACTAGAGAAGTTGCTCACCCCAGCAACAATCTAAGTCCATCTGTCAGTGACACTGCCAAAGAACATTTTACCAGAACCAGAATAGCAACAACGCCCTGGCATTACAGTCCAGAGTGAGTGCCCCTGCTGATGAAGGCAGAAGGCAGTAAAGCGTCAGCAAGCACAAACACACGCAGAGAACATGAACGTCCTAAATATGTAGAGGTGACCGATGCCGTCTTGTTTTTGTCTTAATGAAACCTATCCAGAAGAACCGCCTCAAAGTTTGGAATTTTATATTCAGAAGGTCAATTCTTACTCCAGATTTGCACAAATCTTGCAATTGTGTAGAACAGAATGCCAAATGGCAAAATTCCAACGACCAAGaattaaatatgaattatgcattctgatttttttttttagaaaaagatatGAATGAGGCATTGGGGCAGCATGAGCAGAAGCAGCATTACCTTGAGTAGCTTGTGCTTCATCCTCGCATCCAGATGCTTGTGCTTGCCAAACCCCAGCTCCTAATTATAAGGGCACACAAAAATCAGAAGACTGAAggggcaaaaaaaataaaaatagaaaatcttGAATTGCAGCAAGCGTCAGAAAATTGTTCAAAGTCGGGTTGATGAAATCGTACGGTGGTGATGACAACCGCGGCGCGCTCCCCCGATCCATACCCTGCTGCAAttaaggagaggagaggagatgagCAAAATGTATGTAGGACTAGGGTAGAGatccgggaggagaggggacgCAGGTACCggggcggtggaggccgaggaggaagacgagtgTGAGGAGGATGGAGCAGACGACGAGcgccgggacggcggcggccagggcgGTGCAGCGGCGcttggacggcggcgacggcgacggcaagggGGAGGAGTAATGGTGGCGGCCCTTCATACCGACCAACAAAACACCTGCTCCGCCTTCGATTCTCGTCGTCGGAGCTCGGTGGctgtggccggcggcggcaattAGTGGAAGTAATTTACTTGCACATTAAGGTAAGCAGAGCAGGGTGAGACAGCATGAGGAAGACGGAGACGGTtgtcttccttccttcctcggGGAGCGCACTCTCACTCTCACTACTCTGCTTGCTTGCTATTGGAGAGTGAAGTGGAGTGGAgctatctctttctctctccagtttctttttcatctGTTCGGTTCTCCTCTTTTGCTCCTCTTTTGCCTTTGCTTTGGAGGTTGTATGTCTTCTTCTCTGCCATCACCTGTCCTCTCTCCTTCGTTGTCCATCAGATCTCTATTTGCtttatactactccctccgtcctccgatctattcatatttatataaataaatctaaatacatatataaatatacaaatctTAAATATGATTAAAACATCTTACTcgttctattttaaaatataatcatctcTAGGTGTTTCTTTAAGATATGCCCTAAAACATCTTACTCgttctgttttaaaatataatcatcttGAGGTGTTTCTTAAGATATGTCCAGATTAATTTTCATGAACAcgtaaaaaatacttatttcCGTAACAAAGATAGTACTACGCTTGAACACACCATTTGCAACAGCAGGGGATCTTAAACACTCCAACCAGCATACCTAGATCGGTTATAAGCTAAAAGGTATTGTTTGTTATTGGTGACGGATATTAGATAATTTAATCACTAAGCTATTTTTAGCTCAATTTACTCtctaaactattaaaattGGTTCAACAACTCTTTAATAACGCCTCTCTATTTTGTTACTATTTGTGAAAgttgtattttatattaacaAATTTTAGTAGCATAGATGACATCattatcaaaaatcaaaaacaattttaaaattttgcacGATTATTGGCtcgaacttaaaaaaaatcaatgtttAAATCAATCTTATTTTCTTGCAtactatataaacataaggaAAATTCTAAAAGAAGGTGTtgtgtactccctccgtctctaaataagacaaactttTGATCATCTGTGTCCAGTGTTTGACACTCCGTCTTcttagaaaatttttcaaaaaattggaaaaattagtcacacataaaatattatttataatttatcatctaataaaaacaaaaatgttaatcgtaaaaaaattaaataatacgatGTGTCAAACATgataggtaaaaagtaaaagattggtttattttatgaCAGAAGGAGTAAGTTTTAATGCATCTACCATCCTACCATAATTTTAGTGCAAAGTATGACTTTACATTTGTAACTATAGATATATATCTGGTTGTAGATTGTCACTAAATTGTAAATCTATGTGTAATAGATGGATTAGCAGCGGCCTGAGAGACAAATCCATCTAGCAGATCGTCCCGTGGAATTGCATCAGTCCCCACTGTCCGTGTACGtaggtcctcctcctccacctccatgtGCCGTCGCTGCCCTGTGGCCCATCAATCCAACGATTTCCCAGTTTTTCTATTATCCCAAGTAGCAGAAGTAGCAATGCCATCCATGTTTTTCATCGCCCTTGCCTTCATGTCtgtaatctaaaatttaaagtttttaacgttaaatttaaagttgatttttattaaagtttattttttagacttatttttagatcaataagaatacatatatatatatatatatatataacttttattcataaattattttatatattcaaatacgccggttgtcttttttttttcctataatcaCCCTAAACGCTGATCACCTGCACCGCATACCCCCAGCATCACACATCCTGATGCTGATACGCAGCACATGCTTTGTTCTCGAGAGACCAAAACCTGGGCTTGTGCACGCACATCTTTTTTCGAGACAGGTGCACGCACATCGTATCTGTATGCCTCCATACAAGGCTCCGCAACCaagtaaattaaattaaccaCTGCTTGCTTGTTCAATGTTAATTTGTGTCAGCTGTCTGTCAGTCAGTCAGTCGCTCCCTAGCTCCCTCTACCAAATCATCAGTCGGCCGGCCAAATCGAGTAGCAGTATTAATTAACCCATCGTCATTAACCTTCCTTGCCAAATGTCTTCGaacaccaattttttttttctattgtatGCTACAGTACGTGAGTATACTACCGCAGCCCTCCCTCTAGTGCCATAAAGCTTGTTGTTTCATGCCAGAATAgagttaaacttttaaaactttagctattaatagattttaaaatattagtttgaaaacactataacaatatataaaaatgagtTTTGagagtattttaattaaaaatatttatttatcgtTTTTATATAGTGTTTTAGTGAAAAAtcatgatcaaatatatattttaaagatggtATGGTGATCCAAAATGATAAGAAATATTGAATCGGAGAAAGAAGAGTACTCCAAGTAGTACATTGATAATTTGATAGTATGGTCGTACATCCACTTCGATAGAAGCCAACAAACATCCTGTCCATACATCTGTGCTAAACACGTGCTCACAtgcaaggaaaaaagaaacactgCTGTACGTATATCGATTCCCTCCCGTCTCTTGGATGCATTTAGCTAGTATGCCTATAAGGGCGAGTTTTTAACCAAAACATACCGGACCAatttgttattaaaaaaaggcaAGTTTTTAGCGCATAATtagttatgttttttattaaaaaattgatattttcttttaaaaataaaataaacttattatataagtttaaaataattaatatatataattacttaTGCGTCAATAACTTACTACATTTGTGCGAGCAAATTGATTCATCCTAAGTTGGTCGTAAAGAAGTCAGCCTAATTCATCCacacaagccaattgttctaAACCTATTCAACACTATACTGTAATGCCCATATCTTCTCgctataaaccaaaatttaaatattaaccttaaatttagaatagattttgggtttttttgctaaaatttatttgtcgGCCTTCAGATTTATATCACTaggaatacgtatataaaaattttagccataaattatttttcgtataCAAATAcgtcgtttgttttttaataagaaaaaacaaacaatcacctcctagagtaaagttttaaaaactaCGCCTACTttcatgaataaattttatatatgtgtttttagcaatatgaaagcaaaggctaaaaactatttttttaataaaaaactttaaaatcaactctaaaattaatgttaaaaattgaaaCTTTGGTTCGTAGGCATAACTAAGAAGAGAGTGCACTTCATCTTTTGGCTTGTAAcccaaatttttaatttttaatcttaattttagagttgattttaagattttttatcgaagtttattttttagctttggctCTTATATCGCTATGAACACGtagataaaagttttatttataaattatttttatttataaatatgctatttggctttttttaaagaaataaagatGACCCCATGTTATTGTCACGGTGCAAAATGTACAATCGGAATTAATGTTGGCCTCAGCTGGGGCGCACAAAGGATCGcataataaagaaataaaaagcgCGATGTAGGACAATTTCATTTTGGACAAGACCAGCAGCTTGCTGCTTTACTCCTGCTCTTCTGGATCTCATCGGGCTTCAATACCCAGAGAGAGACAAGAGGTTGGAACTTGGGAGTACTTTGGTAGGTCAAAGAGACTATCACGGagtgctaattaatttgtttttgctcATGAACGTAACCAGTACGTTCTTGATGTTTCAACAGTGCACTGCAGTGATTAGTTTGTCTTGTCCTCAAGCACGTATTACAGA is part of the Oryza brachyantha chromosome 11, ObraRS2, whole genome shotgun sequence genome and encodes:
- the LOC102705198 gene encoding probable galacturonosyltransferase 7 isoform X1 — protein: MKGRHHYSSPLPSPSPPSKRRCTALAAAVPALVVCSILLTLVFLLGLHRPAGYGSGERAAVVITTELGFGKHKHLDARMKHKLLKEFSFPGSHGISGVKSGGRSKAKNLSTKSKEKIKDVFSLIQLKNGTRKNKGFHTHTRYQLKDLSRKSMDTTTDKKENIQEVEHEENPKSCELEYGSYCLWSVEYKEVMKDFIVKRLKDQLFMARAHYPSIAKLKNQETFTHELKQNIQEHERMLSDTIADSDLPPFFAKKLEKMERTIERAKSCEVGCSNVERKLRQLLDVTEDEAYFHTRQSAFLYHLGVQTMPKTHHCLNMRLTVEYFKSMSIRMDQSNKQKLQDPTFQHYVIFSKNVLAVSTTINSTVMNSKDSGRIVFHLFTDAQNFYSMKHWFDRNSYLEATVHVTDIEDHQKLPKDIDSHDMKLLWPAEEFRVTYRNRSQSFQKKMKTEYISTFGHSHFLLPDLLPSLNRVVVLDDDLIVQKDLSSLWNINMRGKVIGAIQFCEVRLGQLKAYTEEHNFDSNLCLWLSGLNVIELEKWRELQITSRYDQLLQKLQKDSVTSFPLKVLPISLLVFQDLTYPLEDSWVQSGLGHDYGISQTDIKRSATLHYNGVMKPWLDLGIHDYKGYWRKYMTNGERFMTDCNIH
- the LOC102705198 gene encoding probable galacturonosyltransferase 7 isoform X2 — translated: MKGRHHYSSPLPSPSPPSKRRCTALAAAVPALVVCSILLTLVFLLGLHRPAGYGSGERAAVVITTELGFGKHKHLDARMKHKLLKEFSFPGSHGISGVKSGGRSKAKNLSTKSKEKIKDVFSLIQLKNGTRKNKGFHTHTRYQLKDLSRKSMDTTTDKKENIQEVEHEENPKSCELEYGSYCLWSVEYKEVMKDFIVKRLKDQLFMARAHYPSIAKLKNQETFTHELKQNIQEHERMLSDTIADSDLPPFFAKKLEKMERTIERAKSCEVGCSNVERKLRQLLDVTEDEAYFHTRQSAFLYHLGVQTMPKTHHCLNMRLTVEYFKSMSIRMDQSNKQKLQDPTFQHYVIFSKNVLAVSTTINSTVMNSKDSGRIVFHLFTDAQNFYSMKHWFDRNSYLEATVHVTDIEDHQKLPKDIDSHDMKLLWPAEEFRVTYRNRSQSFQKKMKTEYISTFGHSHFLLPDLLPSLNRVVVLDDDLIVQKDLSSLWNINMRGKVIGAIQFCEVRLGQLKAYTEEHNFDSNLCLWLSGLNVIELEKWRELQITSRYDQLLQKKDSVTSFPLKVLPISLLVFQDLTYPLEDSWVQSGLGHDYGISQTDIKRSATLHYNGVMKPWLDLGIHDYKGYWRKYMTNGERFMTDCNIH